A single Altererythrobacter sp. BO-6 DNA region contains:
- the leuD gene encoding 3-isopropylmalate dehydratase small subunit — MKPVSTITSPAVPLLRDNIDTDTIIPSREMRSTGRTGLADGLFAPWRYTDATTRTRNPAFVLNQRDAIGTRLLLAGKNFGCGSSREHAVWALAEFGIEAIIAPSFAPIFKGNCIRNGLLPIELPEEVVRSLPWEMVRIDLAAQTVSAGERSWRFEIDREAKEMLLNGLDAIDLTLANIKSTMGRWLKADRSMRPWIYLSGKNGARE, encoded by the coding sequence ATGAAGCCTGTCTCCACCATCACCAGTCCGGCGGTGCCGCTGCTGCGCGACAATATCGACACCGATACGATCATCCCCAGCCGCGAAATGCGCAGCACCGGGCGCACTGGCCTTGCGGACGGGCTGTTCGCCCCGTGGCGCTATACCGATGCGACCACGCGCACGCGCAATCCGGCTTTCGTGCTGAACCAGCGCGACGCGATCGGCACGCGGTTGCTGCTCGCGGGCAAGAATTTCGGCTGCGGTTCAAGCCGCGAGCATGCTGTGTGGGCGCTGGCCGAATTCGGCATCGAAGCGATCATCGCCCCCAGCTTTGCCCCGATCTTCAAGGGCAATTGCATCCGCAACGGGCTGTTGCCGATCGAATTGCCCGAAGAGGTGGTCCGCTCATTGCCATGGGAAATGGTCCGGATCGACCTCGCGGCGCAGACCGTGAGCGCGGGCGAGCGCAGCTGGCGCTTCGAGATCGATCGCGAAGCGAAAGAGATGCTGCTCAACGGGCTCGACGCGATCGACCTGACGCTGGCAAACATCAAATCCACCATGGGCCGCTGGCTCAAGGCCGACCGGTCGATGCGCCCATGGATCTATCTGTCCGGCAAAAACGGAGCGCGCGAATGA
- a CDS encoding DUF1330 domain-containing protein — MPAYMIVTAAIHDRDAFVSGYGAAAAALIPQFGGQYLLRGPGAECLEGEWGDGASMVISKWPDRDAAKAFWNSPEYAEVKKLREGLADVQVLLIDGPEIG, encoded by the coding sequence ATGCCAGCCTATATGATCGTGACTGCCGCCATCCACGACCGCGACGCTTTCGTTTCAGGCTATGGCGCCGCCGCGGCCGCGCTGATCCCGCAGTTCGGCGGTCAGTACCTGCTGCGCGGGCCCGGGGCGGAATGCCTGGAGGGCGAGTGGGGCGACGGCGCCTCCATGGTCATTTCGAAATGGCCTGACCGGGATGCGGCCAAAGCCTTCTGGAACAGCCCCGAATACGCCGAAGTCAAAAAGCTGCGCGAAGGGCTGGCCGATGTGCAGGTGCTGCTGATCGACGGGCCGGAGATCGGCTGA
- a CDS encoding VOC family protein, with protein sequence MKRIGAIVAIGLLAGCSAVGGVTGDRPQAVAAVPSAPGVTAPTERLPTDIRRTTIIVRDMENSLRLYRDVVGMQVNYDTVVETSGVALPAGEPGAKARLVLLNANDSWVGWIGLMEWLDPPIPAGEYPKRMGPGDTVIVMNTDDVEGRCAAAKQVPGVTFTAEARLQVYPGRNGGPDIRVMGCNFFDPDGILIEMNQILE encoded by the coding sequence ATGAAGCGGATCGGAGCGATTGTTGCCATTGGCCTTCTGGCGGGTTGCAGCGCCGTCGGCGGAGTGACGGGCGACCGGCCACAAGCGGTTGCAGCCGTGCCATCCGCGCCGGGCGTCACCGCGCCCACAGAGCGGCTTCCGACCGACATCCGCCGGACCACCATCATCGTGCGCGACATGGAAAATTCGCTGCGGCTCTACCGCGATGTGGTGGGCATGCAGGTCAATTACGATACAGTGGTCGAAACCAGCGGGGTCGCCCTTCCCGCTGGCGAGCCGGGTGCCAAGGCGCGGCTGGTGCTGCTCAATGCCAATGATTCCTGGGTCGGCTGGATCGGCCTGATGGAATGGCTCGATCCGCCCATTCCTGCCGGTGAATACCCCAAGCGCATGGGCCCGGGCGATACCGTGATCGTGATGAACACCGATGATGTCGAGGGGCGCTGTGCAGCTGCCAAGCAAGTGCCAGGGGTTACCTTTACCGCGGAGGCGCGGCTGCAAGTTTACCCTGGCCGCAATGGCGGGCCGGACATTCGCGTGATGGGCTGCAACTTCTTCGACCCGGATGGCATCCTGATCGAGATGAACCAGATCCTCGAGTAA
- a CDS encoding hydroxymethylglutaryl-CoA lyase, with translation MTEILVSEVGPRDGLQSIDRVMPLEAKKRWIAAEAAAGVPEIEVGSFVPPSLLPQMADTAELVAFARTIPGLNVVALVPNAKGAARAVEAGVHGMSIPFSMSETHSLKNVRKDHPAMLAEIAEAARIAQDGGVHFAVGLSTAFGCTMEGAVSEEQVVRLAAAAAEAGAQEFSLSDTTGYADPAQVRRLVKKVRGAVGDKLTTLHLHNTRGLGLANVVAGLEEGITTFDASLGGLGGCPYAPGASGNLVTEDLVLMLNSMGLKTGIDLEKLLEVRKILIEALPGEPLYGFTPDAGPMLDYRQRVAA, from the coding sequence ATGACCGAAATCCTCGTATCCGAGGTCGGCCCGCGCGACGGGCTGCAGTCGATCGACCGCGTGATGCCGCTCGAAGCCAAGAAGCGCTGGATCGCTGCCGAGGCAGCCGCCGGTGTGCCCGAAATCGAAGTCGGCAGTTTCGTGCCACCCAGCCTGTTGCCGCAAATGGCGGACACGGCGGAGCTGGTCGCCTTCGCGCGCACGATCCCCGGGCTCAACGTCGTGGCTCTGGTCCCCAATGCGAAGGGCGCGGCACGCGCGGTCGAGGCCGGTGTCCACGGCATGTCGATCCCCTTTTCGATGAGCGAGACCCACAGCCTGAAGAACGTCCGCAAGGACCATCCGGCAATGCTGGCCGAAATCGCCGAAGCCGCGCGCATCGCACAGGACGGCGGCGTACATTTCGCCGTCGGGCTTTCCACCGCCTTCGGCTGCACCATGGAAGGCGCGGTGAGCGAAGAGCAGGTCGTGCGCCTCGCCGCCGCTGCCGCCGAGGCCGGAGCGCAGGAATTCAGCCTGTCCGACACCACCGGCTATGCCGATCCGGCACAGGTGCGCCGCCTGGTGAAGAAGGTGCGCGGCGCGGTGGGGGACAAGCTCACCACGCTGCACCTGCACAACACGCGCGGGCTGGGCCTTGCCAATGTGGTGGCCGGGCTTGAGGAAGGGATCACTACCTTCGATGCCTCGTTGGGCGGCCTGGGCGGATGCCCCTATGCCCCCGGCGCATCGGGCAATCTGGTGACCGAGGACCTGGTACTGATGCTCAATTCCATGGGCCTCAAGACCGGGATCGACCTCGAAAAGCTGCTAGAAGTCCGCAAGATCCTGATCGAAGCGCTGCCGGGCGAGCCGCTTTATGGCTTCACCCCCGATGCCGGGCCGATGCTCGATTACCGGCAGAGGGTTGCGGCATGA
- a CDS encoding class I SAM-dependent methyltransferase → MSADLPPPYTALTRHPMMPRTTHDEAARFNFLTHFNRYLSGPIGAGNRLAYEKRVLPAFRAEHGRDPEHRYEIRDAMNKDPWHRTWSALKRNSMEMRQHNGRQVVLRQLDELDAMAKQYNEHSGMLELDPAVEQPHYQTAVDIHCQPGGYHSEERPGDITVGANYDVGLFATTGGALGGLNDGGGQAIVEWIKQERPDWQPRRILDIGCTVGHNAVPIAQAFPDAEVIAIDTAAPSLRYGAARAAGLGVKNIRFVQASGEDLSRWPDGYFDWVQTTMFLHELSAKAMPRILAEANRMLAPGGLIFHIEQPQYSDEMPLFEQFMRDWDAFNNNEPFWSAMHGQDLKQVMADAGFPRESQFTVGVRAVVDPEIFPPSPDDGEEDYGRAAIWNAYGAWKPVAQAEAA, encoded by the coding sequence ATGTCCGCCGATCTTCCCCCGCCCTATACCGCGCTGACGCGCCATCCGATGATGCCGCGCACCACCCATGACGAAGCGGCGCGATTCAATTTTCTGACCCATTTCAATCGTTATCTGTCGGGGCCGATCGGCGCGGGCAACCGGCTCGCTTATGAAAAGCGCGTGCTGCCCGCTTTTCGGGCCGAACACGGGCGCGATCCCGAGCATCGCTATGAGATCCGCGACGCGATGAACAAGGATCCATGGCACCGCACATGGTCCGCGCTCAAGCGCAATTCGATGGAAATGCGCCAGCACAACGGGCGGCAGGTGGTACTGCGCCAGCTCGATGAGCTCGACGCCATGGCCAAGCAGTACAACGAACATTCGGGCATGCTCGAACTCGATCCGGCGGTCGAGCAGCCACATTATCAGACCGCGGTGGACATCCATTGCCAGCCCGGGGGTTATCACAGCGAAGAGCGGCCCGGCGACATCACCGTGGGCGCCAATTACGACGTCGGGCTGTTCGCCACGACCGGCGGTGCGCTGGGCGGGCTCAATGATGGCGGCGGGCAGGCGATTGTCGAATGGATCAAGCAGGAGCGGCCAGACTGGCAGCCGCGCCGCATCCTCGATATCGGCTGCACGGTGGGCCATAACGCGGTGCCGATCGCGCAGGCCTTCCCCGATGCCGAAGTGATCGCGATCGACACAGCGGCGCCCTCGCTGCGCTATGGCGCGGCGCGCGCAGCCGGGCTGGGCGTCAAGAACATCAGGTTCGTCCAGGCATCGGGAGAGGACCTGTCGCGCTGGCCCGATGGCTATTTCGACTGGGTCCAGACCACCATGTTCCTGCACGAGCTTTCTGCGAAAGCCATGCCGCGCATTCTGGCAGAGGCGAACCGCATGCTCGCTCCCGGCGGGCTGATCTTCCATATCGAACAGCCGCAATATTCGGACGAAATGCCGCTGTTCGAACAGTTCATGCGCGACTGGGATGCGTTCAACAATAATGAGCCGTTCTGGTCGGCAATGCATGGGCAGGATCTGAAGCAGGTGATGGCCGATGCCGGCTTCCCGCGTGAAAGCCAGTTTACCGTTGGGGTGCGCGCGGTGGTCGATCCGGAAATATTCCCGCCATCGCCGGACGATGGCGAAGAGGATTATGGGCGCGCGGCGATCTGGAATGCCTATGGCGCCTGGAAACCGGTTGCACAGGCGGAAGCGGCATGA
- a CDS encoding CaiB/BaiF CoA-transferase family protein, with amino-acid sequence MSAPTPLKGIKVVEFTHMVMGPTVGHILAGLGAEVVRVEPIGGDQTRRLLGSGAGYFPMYNRGKQSICLDLKSAEGLAVARDLCAQADILVENFRPGALDRLGLGYEPLSEINPRLIYCSEKGFLPGPYEQRTALDEVAQMMGGLAYMTGPPGKPLRAGASVIDVTGGMFGVIGVLAALEERHRTGRGQKVVASLFETTAYLVGQHMAQFAVTGKPAAPMPARVSAWAIYDVFETQDDPVFIGVVTDALWEKFCAIFELDDLWADESIRANNQRVLARDRILPRIRELIGGMTRAEVIARLDGTGMPFAPIGKPEELFDDPHLNAGGMEPVTLDTGAQTKLPTIPLEMDGKRPGAAQTLPVPGRDAQDVLKSLGYDTGKIEALIASGAVGEGE; translated from the coding sequence ATGAGCGCCCCGACACCGCTGAAGGGCATCAAGGTCGTCGAATTCACCCACATGGTGATGGGGCCGACCGTCGGCCACATCCTTGCCGGACTGGGCGCCGAAGTGGTGCGGGTCGAGCCGATCGGGGGCGACCAGACCCGGCGTCTGCTCGGTTCGGGCGCGGGCTATTTCCCGATGTACAATCGCGGCAAGCAATCGATTTGCCTCGATCTCAAGTCTGCCGAAGGGCTGGCCGTGGCCAGGGACCTGTGCGCGCAGGCCGACATACTGGTCGAGAACTTCCGCCCCGGGGCGCTCGACCGGCTTGGGCTGGGTTACGAGCCACTCTCCGAAATAAATCCCCGCCTGATCTATTGCAGCGAGAAGGGCTTCCTGCCCGGCCCCTACGAGCAGCGCACCGCGCTGGACGAAGTGGCGCAGATGATGGGCGGGCTGGCCTATATGACCGGGCCGCCGGGCAAGCCGCTGCGCGCCGGTGCCAGCGTGATCGACGTGACTGGCGGCATGTTCGGCGTGATCGGCGTGCTTGCCGCGCTGGAGGAACGCCACCGCACCGGGCGCGGGCAAAAGGTCGTCGCCAGCCTGTTCGAGACCACCGCCTATCTCGTCGGCCAGCACATGGCGCAGTTCGCGGTAACCGGAAAACCGGCCGCGCCCATGCCCGCGCGCGTTTCCGCCTGGGCGATCTACGACGTGTTCGAGACGCAGGACGATCCGGTGTTCATCGGCGTGGTCACCGATGCGCTGTGGGAGAAATTCTGCGCGATCTTCGAGCTTGACGATCTTTGGGCCGATGAGAGCATTCGCGCCAACAACCAGCGGGTGCTGGCGCGCGACCGCATCCTGCCACGCATTCGCGAGCTGATCGGCGGGATGACGCGGGCCGAAGTGATCGCAAGGCTCGACGGGACCGGCATGCCCTTCGCGCCGATCGGCAAGCCCGAAGAGCTGTTCGACGATCCGCATCTCAATGCCGGGGGTATGGAGCCGGTCACGCTCGACACCGGCGCGCAGACGAAGCTGCCGACAATCCCGCTGGAGATGGACGGCAAGCGCCCTGGTGCGGCTCAAACCCTGCCGGTACCGGGCCGGGACGCGCAAGATGTGCTCAAATCCTTGGGCTATGACACCGGCAAAATCGAGGCGCTGATAGCCTCGGGCGCAGTGGGAGAAGGCGAATGA